A part of Chthonomonadales bacterium genomic DNA contains:
- the ileS gene encoding isoleucine--tRNA ligase, whose translation MDYRKTLNVTLSDNQPGAMPQRANLPAREPEIQRFWDEIDLYRLSLEKEAPRGAFVLHDGPPYSNGDIHLGHALNKIAKDIIVKHRTMCGYCVPYVPGWDNHGMPIENNVARAFREAGETPDRVAMRRRCREYATTWVAAQKEQFRRLGVRGDWDHPYLTMTTSFEARIVDVFGQLAERGYVYRGLKPVLWCAACETALADAEVEYREHTSRSIYVRFPVHRDPAGVFGGDAADPPNTYVLIWTTTPWTIPANLAVAVRSDANYVVLEAGGDRYLVAEPMADAVARGLLSGAAPRVVRRIRGSDLEGVVAWHPLFRRTSPIVFADYVTMEDGTGVVHTAPGHGKEDFETGQRYGLEVLCPVGPSGAFTAEAGQEFEGARILGGEADLRVVGALRQAGHLLADAPYAHSYPHCWRCHNPLLFRATVQWFMNIDHDGHRERSLEAIRAVRWFPPVSANRIRSMVAARPDWCLSRQRAWGVGIPAFYCRTCGSEILTMAAIDAVRDLVAARGSDAWYEAPAAEILPDGLACARCGGTAFDKETDILDVWFDSGSTHLAVLDSGEWPRLSWPASLYLEGSDQHRGWFNSSLMISVALRGRAPYDAVITNGWTLDETGRAMHKSLGNAVSPNDVVRNLGADILRLWVASTDYFEDVRCSDEIIDQVAQTYRLIRNTLRFLVNNLYDFRPERDGVREARMLSIDWWALAQLDRVVAECAAAYEAFEFHRVYHAVSRFCAVELSAFYLDVLKDRLYCSAPNSLERRSAQTALHALASTLAGLLAPVLSHTAEEVWQLLGLRDRAESVQLTNFPEARSAAYLDVLALWEPVLALREAVNLAIESARQEKRLRKPLEAGVTLTVDPATAEGLLAFPADLAAVFRVSHLAIIADPEIEAGQARAEAGQAPGAKCARCWLVREDVGVSKTDPDLCARCADVVSQLVPD comes from the coding sequence ATGGACTACCGGAAGACACTCAACGTTACGCTGAGCGACAACCAGCCCGGCGCCATGCCGCAGCGGGCCAACCTGCCGGCACGCGAACCGGAGATCCAGCGGTTCTGGGACGAGATCGATCTCTACCGCCTCTCCCTGGAGAAGGAGGCGCCGCGCGGCGCCTTCGTGCTGCACGACGGCCCGCCTTACTCCAACGGCGACATCCATCTCGGCCACGCCCTCAACAAGATCGCCAAGGACATCATCGTCAAGCATCGCACGATGTGCGGCTATTGCGTGCCCTATGTTCCCGGTTGGGATAACCACGGCATGCCGATCGAGAACAACGTGGCGCGCGCTTTCCGCGAGGCCGGCGAGACGCCGGACCGCGTCGCTATGCGCCGCCGGTGCCGCGAGTATGCGACGACCTGGGTCGCAGCGCAGAAGGAGCAGTTCCGGCGGCTCGGGGTGCGCGGCGACTGGGACCATCCCTACCTGACGATGACCACCTCGTTCGAGGCGCGGATCGTCGACGTCTTCGGGCAACTCGCCGAGCGCGGCTACGTCTACCGCGGCCTGAAGCCGGTGCTCTGGTGCGCCGCCTGCGAGACCGCCCTCGCCGACGCCGAGGTGGAGTACCGCGAGCACACCTCGCGCAGCATCTACGTCCGGTTCCCGGTGCATCGTGACCCGGCCGGCGTCTTCGGTGGTGATGCCGCCGATCCGCCGAACACGTACGTGCTCATCTGGACGACGACTCCCTGGACCATCCCCGCCAACCTGGCGGTCGCGGTGCGCTCCGATGCCAACTACGTCGTGCTGGAGGCCGGCGGCGACCGCTACCTGGTCGCCGAGCCCATGGCGGACGCGGTGGCGCGAGGGCTGCTCTCCGGTGCCGCACCGCGCGTCGTGCGGCGCATCCGCGGCTCGGACCTTGAAGGCGTGGTGGCCTGGCATCCGCTGTTTCGCCGCACCTCGCCCATCGTGTTCGCCGACTATGTGACGATGGAGGACGGCACCGGCGTGGTGCACACGGCCCCGGGGCACGGCAAGGAGGACTTCGAGACCGGCCAGCGCTACGGCCTGGAGGTCCTCTGTCCCGTGGGGCCGTCCGGCGCCTTCACCGCAGAGGCCGGGCAGGAGTTCGAGGGAGCGCGCATCCTGGGGGGCGAGGCCGACCTGCGCGTGGTCGGCGCGCTGCGCCAGGCCGGCCACCTGTTGGCGGACGCGCCCTATGCGCACAGCTACCCGCACTGCTGGCGCTGCCACAACCCGCTGCTCTTCCGCGCCACCGTGCAGTGGTTCATGAACATCGACCATGACGGGCACCGCGAGCGCTCGCTCGAGGCGATTCGGGCCGTCCGGTGGTTTCCGCCGGTCAGCGCCAACCGCATCCGATCGATGGTGGCCGCTCGGCCGGACTGGTGTCTGAGCCGCCAGCGCGCCTGGGGTGTTGGGATTCCGGCCTTCTACTGCCGCACCTGCGGGAGCGAGATCCTGACCATGGCCGCCATCGACGCCGTGCGCGACCTGGTGGCGGCGCGTGGCTCGGACGCCTGGTACGAGGCGCCGGCGGCCGAGATCCTGCCGGACGGCCTCGCCTGCGCGCGTTGCGGCGGAACCGCCTTCGACAAGGAGACCGACATCCTGGACGTCTGGTTCGACTCGGGCTCGACGCACCTGGCCGTCCTGGACAGTGGCGAGTGGCCACGTCTGAGCTGGCCGGCCAGCCTCTACCTGGAAGGCTCCGACCAGCACCGGGGCTGGTTCAACTCTTCGCTCATGATCTCGGTTGCCCTGCGCGGTCGGGCGCCCTACGACGCTGTCATCACGAACGGCTGGACGCTGGACGAGACCGGCCGCGCCATGCACAAGTCGCTCGGCAACGCCGTGTCGCCCAACGACGTGGTGCGCAACCTCGGCGCCGACATCCTGCGGCTCTGGGTGGCGTCGACCGACTACTTCGAGGACGTTCGCTGTTCCGACGAGATCATCGATCAGGTGGCGCAGACCTACCGGCTGATCCGCAACACACTGCGCTTCCTGGTGAACAACCTCTACGATTTCCGGCCGGAGCGCGATGGTGTGCGCGAGGCCCGCATGCTCTCCATTGACTGGTGGGCGCTCGCACAACTCGACCGCGTAGTCGCCGAGTGCGCCGCGGCCTACGAGGCCTTCGAGTTCCACCGCGTGTACCATGCGGTAAGCCGCTTCTGCGCGGTGGAACTCAGCGCCTTTTACCTCGACGTATTGAAGGACAGGCTATACTGCTCGGCGCCCAACTCCCTGGAGAGGCGCTCCGCGCAGACGGCGCTCCACGCGTTGGCCAGCACGCTCGCCGGGCTGCTGGCCCCGGTGCTCTCGCATACCGCGGAGGAGGTCTGGCAGCTTCTGGGCCTGCGCGATCGGGCCGAGAGCGTGCAGCTTACCAATTTCCCGGAGGCGCGAAGCGCCGCCTACCTCGATGTGCTTGCGCTCTGGGAGCCCGTGCTCGCCCTGCGCGAGGCGGTGAACCTCGCCATCGAGTCGGCGCGACAGGAGAAGCGGCTCCGTAAGCCCCTGGAGGCCGGCGTGACGTTGACGGTGGACCCGGCGACGGCCGAGGGGCTGCTCGCCTTCCCGGCCGACCTGGCGGCGGTCTTCCGGGTGTCGCACCTCGCCATCATCGCCGACCCCGAGATCGAGGCCGGGCAGGCCCGCGCCGAGGCCGGGCAGGCGCCTGGTGCGAAGTGCGCTCGCTGCTGGCTCGTCCGCGAGGACGTGGGGGTCAGCAAGACCGACCCGGACCTGTGCGCGCGCTGCGCCGACGTCGTGTCGCAGCTCGTGCCAGACTAG